A window of Argopecten irradians isolate NY chromosome 14, Ai_NY, whole genome shotgun sequence contains these coding sequences:
- the LOC138307358 gene encoding tubulin beta-2 chain-like yields MREIIHIQAGQCGNQIGSKFWEVISDEHGIDPNGQYKGDLDLQLERINVYFNEAQGAHYVPRAVLVDLEPGTMDSIRSGAYGKIFRPDNFVFGQSGAGNIWAKGHYTEGAELVEEVVDVIRKEADNCDCLQGFQLTHSLGGGTGSGMGTLIISKVREEYPDRIMSTYSVMPSPKVSEVVVEPYNAVLSTHQLVENTDETFCIDNEALYDICFRTLKLANPTYSDLNHLVCTTMSGVTTCLRFPGQLNADLRKLAVNMVPFPRLHFFMPGFAPLTSYRSLQYRNLSVAELTNQIFDARNMMAACDPRNGRYLTVAAFFRGRMSMKEVEEQMLSIQNKNSAHFVEWIPCNVKTAVCDVPPKDLKMSATFVGNSTAIQEIFKRVSEQFTVMFRRKAFLHWFTGEGMDELEFTEAESNMNDLVSEYQQYQDATIDEDEDDHQYEEEEEGEPEEQA; encoded by the exons ATGAGAGAAATCATCCATATACAAGCCGGACAATGTGGCAACCAAATTGGCTCCAAGTTCTGGGAGGTGATCTCGGACGAGCACGGAATCGACCCCAACGGGCAGTACAAGGGCGACTTGGACCTCCAGTTAGAACGTATTAATGTCTACTTCAATGAGGCCCAGGGGGCCCACTATGTCCCACGGGCTGTCCTGGTGGACTTAGAGCCCGGTACCATGGACTCGATACGGTCCGGTGCCTACGGGAAGATATTCCGTCCCGACAACTTTGTGTTTGGACAGAGTGGCGCGGGGAACATTTGGGCCAAGGGACACTACACGGAGGGAGCTGAGCTTGTCGAGGAGGTCGTGGACGTTATCCGGAAAGAGGCGGATAACTGTGACTGTCTCCAGGGGTTCCAGTTGACTCACTCCCTGGGAGGCGGGACCGGATCCGGAATGGGCACCCTCATCATCTCCAAAGTGCGTGAGGAGTACCCCGACCGGATCATGAGTACCTACTCGGTCATGCCATCCCCGAAG GTGTCCGAGGTCGTAGTTGAACCTTACAATGCCGTACTGTCAACTCATCAACTGGTAGAGAACACAGACGAAACCTTCTGTATCGACAACGAGGCTCTATACGATATATGTTTCCGCACCCTCAAGCTAGCCAATCCTACGTACAGTGACCTGAACCATCTCGTGTGTACCACGATGTCCGGTGTCACCACGTGCCTTAGATTCCCTGGTCAGTTGAACGCTGACCTTCGGAAACTGGCGGTCAACATGGTGCCGTTCCCGCGACTTCACTTCTTCATGCCGGGTTTCGCCCCTTTGACATCTTACAGGAGTTTGCAATATAGGAACCTTTCGGTAGCCGAACTAACTAATCAAATCTTCGACGCCCGAAACATGATGGCAGCGTGCGATCCCCGTAATGGACGTTACCTGACGGTCGCCGCCTTCTTTAGGGGGCGGATGTCTATGAAGGAAGTCGAGGAACAAATGCTCAGTATTCAAAATAAGAACTCTGCACACTTTGTGGAGTGGATACCGTGTAATGTTAAGACAGCAGTTTGTGACGTGCCTCCGAAGGATCTGAAAATGTCGGCCACATTTGTCGGCAACAGTACCGCGATCCAAGAGATCTTCAAGCGCGTGTCTGAACAGTTCACAGTGATGTTCCGGCGTAAGGCCTTCCTCCATTGGTTCACTGGGGAAGGTATGGACGAACTGGAGTTCACGGAGGCTGAGTCCAACATGAACGACTTAGTGTCGGAGTATCAGCAATACCAAGACGCCACAATAGACGAAGACGAGGATGACCACCAGTATGAAGAGGAAGAGGAGGGGGAACCTGAGGAACAAGCATAA